One window from the genome of Candidatus Didemnitutus sp. encodes:
- a CDS encoding TIR domain-containing protein, whose protein sequence is MADKRVYFSFHYQDVSDFRANVVRNHKIVGSDSKSAGYLDASIWEEAKKKGDLALKRMINAELDYTSVTVVLIGSETYDRRWVRYEIMKSLERGNGLIAIHINAIKDKFGYTKPAGPNPFDHLALSISADGKRASPMEHRNQQWIDYADLDGWGVSGVLPSDQHGKAFKLTQWFRTYDWVANDGYNNFASWIGA, encoded by the coding sequence ATGGCCGACAAACGCGTCTACTTCAGTTTTCATTACCAGGATGTCTCCGACTTCCGGGCCAACGTCGTTCGCAATCACAAGATTGTAGGCTCAGATTCAAAGTCGGCTGGTTACCTCGACGCCTCGATCTGGGAGGAGGCAAAAAAGAAGGGTGACCTTGCGCTCAAGCGGATGATCAACGCGGAACTCGATTACACGTCCGTCACGGTCGTGCTGATTGGCTCCGAAACCTATGATCGCCGCTGGGTGCGCTACGAGATCATGAAGAGCCTGGAAAGAGGGAACGGCCTGATCGCGATCCACATCAATGCGATCAAGGACAAGTTTGGCTACACCAAGCCGGCCGGTCCCAACCCCTTCGACCATCTGGCGCTGTCGATTAGCGCGGACGGCAAGCGGGCGAGCCCGATGGAGCATCGTAACCAACAGTGGATCGACTACGCGGACCTCGACGGTTGGGGTGTCAGCGGAGTGCTTCCGTCAGATCAGCACGGCAAGGCCTTCAAACTTACCCAGTGGTTTCGGACCTATGACTGGGTCGCCAACGACGGCTACAACAACTTCGCCTCGTGGATTGGCGCCTGA
- a CDS encoding toll/interleukin-1 receptor domain-containing protein, translating to MNAYSLQELQNAAYLSRLQNFSAGGRTALANESVARALGYKTIFLSHSHKDRDYALGLKSIIESQGGSLYIDWLDEEMPAVTSKETAERLRVKIVQCYLFMFLATPNSMASRWCPWEIGYADGKKGPDNIVIVPTKDSAGTFYGSEYLQLYRRLEPSALRTFSSQPAAPEVIRPGQQTGVGVKQL from the coding sequence ATGAACGCCTATTCTCTCCAAGAACTCCAAAATGCGGCTTACCTGAGCCGCCTACAAAATTTCAGCGCCGGTGGTAGGACGGCTCTCGCCAACGAGAGCGTGGCCCGCGCCTTGGGCTACAAGACCATATTCCTTTCCCACTCACACAAAGACCGCGACTACGCGCTCGGCCTGAAGTCGATCATCGAGAGTCAGGGAGGAAGCCTATACATCGACTGGCTCGATGAAGAGATGCCCGCTGTCACGTCGAAAGAGACTGCGGAGCGTCTCCGGGTGAAAATCGTGCAGTGCTACTTGTTCATGTTCCTGGCCACGCCCAACTCGATGGCGTCCCGCTGGTGCCCGTGGGAAATCGGCTACGCAGATGGCAAGAAAGGCCCTGACAACATCGTTATCGTTCCGACGAAGGACAGCGCTGGCACATTCTACGGCAGTGAATACTTGCAACTCTACCGTCGGCTGGAGCCGTCCGCACTGCGGACATTCTCCAGTCAGCCCGCCGCCCCGGAAGTGATTCGCCCCGGCCAGCAGACCGGCGTCGGTGTGAAGCAACTCTGA
- the pglZ gene encoding BREX-1 system phosphatase PglZ type B, which translates to MSTLAEALWNSLSAAATSPEGVVAPVAILWTDPDGQWRPLVEEIRPSLPELYSLGDYAPDQRTGPAIWLKCIVARSLPEISPKEGQIPVLYLPGVSRQILRAGSECPALLQPLIELEYRGAMWHQRNGRDWTVEAFLTSEHGMGLDLALDARTREAVQRALPSLINEPVAGLQGRRLEAEDFDRLVVGDPVRDVLMWMNDPAGCAQRWSGARWSTFRDVCQREFSLDPAAADPKEAGAALLSGGYGWDDVWRRFCEAPKAYPGVARLLREVPPKNLFVEEGRQPSVNETEEARLAKELDALTQLSHAAACAKVIELEREHGKRREWVWAQIGQSALAMALRPLARLADASQRPLAGPDLTAVIKHYTTEGWLCDGAAMEALASPGSSSEVGTINRVVRTLHEPWLDRSARAFQAVYSQAGAAASAVGVVTTEKDVCLMFVDGLRYDLGQRLAASLEARGLKYQLRSRLTAVPTVTATAKPAATPVRHLLEGPEGAVDFQPVFRESGQIALAGKLRDAMAQAGIEVMDEGDLRLATGAAAGGWVETGKFDKLGHSLQGDLPRHLEHEIEVVADRIETLLNQGWAAVRVITDHGWLLLPGGLPKVTLPHYLAASRWARCATLKGESASTVPEYAWYWNPHVRIASPHGIGAFLEGHEYSHGGISPQECITPEILVERTASRVVAEIKTVSWRGLRCRVQIEGATAGLRVDLRPNWKQPKSIAASAKEVDAQGAASLAVGDDTLEGSAASVVLLDAAGQILDHQLTTVGDTL; encoded by the coding sequence GTGAGCACTCTCGCCGAAGCCCTTTGGAACTCCCTTTCCGCCGCCGCGACCTCGCCCGAGGGCGTGGTGGCGCCGGTCGCCATTCTCTGGACCGATCCGGACGGGCAGTGGCGTCCGCTGGTGGAGGAAATCCGCCCTTCGCTCCCGGAACTCTACTCCCTGGGCGACTACGCCCCGGACCAGCGCACTGGGCCGGCCATTTGGCTGAAGTGCATCGTGGCGCGCTCGCTGCCGGAAATCAGCCCGAAGGAAGGACAAATCCCGGTGCTCTATCTGCCAGGGGTCAGCCGCCAGATCCTCCGGGCCGGCTCGGAGTGTCCGGCGCTGCTCCAGCCCTTGATCGAACTCGAATACCGCGGCGCCATGTGGCACCAGCGCAACGGGCGCGACTGGACGGTGGAGGCGTTCCTCACCTCCGAGCACGGCATGGGACTCGACCTGGCGCTCGACGCCCGGACGCGTGAGGCCGTGCAGCGAGCGCTGCCGTCGTTGATCAACGAACCCGTGGCGGGTTTGCAGGGTCGGCGGCTGGAGGCGGAGGACTTTGACCGGTTGGTGGTGGGCGATCCGGTGCGGGACGTGCTCATGTGGATGAACGACCCCGCGGGGTGTGCGCAACGCTGGTCGGGGGCTCGCTGGTCCACATTTCGCGATGTTTGCCAGCGGGAGTTCAGCCTCGACCCGGCGGCTGCCGACCCGAAGGAGGCCGGCGCAGCCTTGCTCTCCGGCGGCTACGGCTGGGACGATGTGTGGCGCCGGTTCTGCGAGGCGCCCAAAGCGTATCCCGGCGTTGCGCGGCTGCTGCGGGAAGTCCCGCCCAAGAATTTGTTCGTGGAGGAAGGACGCCAACCCTCAGTCAACGAAACCGAGGAGGCCCGGCTGGCGAAGGAGTTGGATGCCCTCACCCAACTCTCGCACGCAGCTGCGTGCGCGAAGGTGATCGAACTGGAGCGCGAACACGGCAAGCGACGTGAGTGGGTCTGGGCGCAGATCGGACAGAGCGCGTTGGCGATGGCGCTGCGCCCGCTTGCCCGACTGGCCGATGCGTCCCAGCGCCCGTTGGCTGGTCCGGATCTGACGGCCGTCATCAAGCACTACACGACGGAAGGGTGGTTGTGCGACGGCGCGGCCATGGAAGCGCTCGCCAGTCCCGGTTCCTCATCGGAGGTGGGCACGATCAACCGGGTGGTGCGGACGCTGCACGAGCCTTGGCTCGATCGGTCGGCCCGGGCGTTTCAGGCGGTTTATTCGCAGGCGGGCGCGGCGGCTTCTGCCGTCGGTGTCGTCACGACCGAAAAGGATGTCTGCCTGATGTTCGTCGACGGGCTTCGCTACGACCTCGGCCAGCGCTTGGCGGCGAGCCTGGAAGCACGCGGACTGAAGTATCAGCTCCGGTCGCGACTGACGGCTGTGCCGACGGTGACCGCCACGGCCAAGCCGGCGGCCACTCCGGTCCGTCACTTGCTGGAAGGCCCGGAAGGGGCGGTGGATTTCCAACCCGTGTTTCGGGAAAGCGGTCAGATTGCCTTGGCGGGCAAGTTGAGGGATGCCATGGCGCAGGCCGGCATCGAGGTCATGGACGAGGGAGACCTGCGTCTGGCCACCGGAGCGGCGGCGGGAGGCTGGGTGGAGACCGGGAAGTTCGACAAACTCGGGCACTCGCTCCAAGGCGATCTCCCGCGGCACCTCGAGCACGAGATCGAGGTCGTCGCCGACCGGATCGAAACCTTGCTCAACCAAGGCTGGGCTGCGGTCCGCGTGATCACGGACCACGGCTGGCTGCTGCTCCCCGGGGGGCTGCCCAAAGTGACATTGCCCCATTATCTGGCGGCCTCCCGCTGGGCTAGATGCGCGACGTTGAAAGGCGAGTCGGCCAGCACGGTGCCGGAGTATGCGTGGTATTGGAATCCGCACGTGCGCATCGCCAGTCCGCACGGCATCGGCGCCTTTCTCGAAGGGCATGAATACTCTCATGGCGGCATCAGCCCGCAGGAATGCATCACCCCGGAAATTCTCGTCGAGCGCACCGCTTCCCGGGTGGTCGCCGAAATCAAAACGGTGTCCTGGCGCGGCCTGCGGTGTCGCGTGCAAATCGAAGGCGCGACTGCGGGCCTGAGGGTGGACCTGCGACCGAATTGGAAGCAGCCCAAATCCATCGCAGCGTCGGCCAAGGAGGTCGATGCGCAGGGTGCGGCCAGCCTGGCGGTCGGTGACGACACGCTGGAAGGCTCGGCGGCGAGTGTGGTGCTGCTGGATGCCGCCGGACAGATTCTCGATCATCAACTCACGACCGTAGGAGACACTTTATGA
- the brxL gene encoding BREX system Lon protease-like protein BrxL codes for MALDHLDSLAAKTYDGFLVRKDLVRKYARQYPVPTYVVEFLLGRYCASVNEAEIAEGLAIVEQQLKDRTVRTGEEELFKARAKEDGEVRIIDIVKARLDPKNDCYVAELPSLALRDVRISSQLVTDNERMLTDGFYAEVTLGYDGVIAQEQGGRPFSIQSLRPIQMSKADVLDVYGKGRAEFTTQEWIDFLIRSIGLEPTALSDRAKKVTLLRMVPFVERNYNLVELGPRGTGKSHLFQQISPYAHLISGGKATVAKMFVNNASGQRGLVCQYDVVCFDEVSGISFDQKDGVNIMKGYMASGQFSRGKENIRAEGSMVMVGNLDVDVEQQQRVAHLLSPLPPEMRNDTAFMDRLHSYVPGWDFPKLNPNEHLTQHFGFVSDFLSEAWTRLRSNNRLAQIQGRLHLGGALSGRDIEAVNKTMNGLMKLVFPAPDQPVSDEDLEWMARLALESRRRVKEQQKRVFKSEFRNTHFSYILGPDGVEQFVATPELHSDEAIETDPLPPGQVWAASPGSPETGPALYRLEVTCGPGAGVRVLNQPTPPPFRESVKVAEQNLYTRAKELVGDRNPREEEFSIQMRAIDAEKSGAGLSLPALIAFCGALLGKNTRGGAIVAGSLNLGGSVEILPNAAKVVELAIDKRAQVLLLPVAARRQLNDLPDEYWTKLTIEFYKDSVDAVFKMLVE; via the coding sequence ATGGCCCTCGACCATCTTGATTCACTCGCCGCCAAAACCTATGACGGATTCCTCGTCCGCAAGGATCTCGTGCGGAAATACGCCCGTCAATACCCGGTGCCGACCTACGTGGTGGAGTTCCTGCTCGGGCGCTACTGCGCCAGCGTCAACGAGGCCGAGATCGCCGAGGGCTTGGCCATCGTGGAACAGCAGTTGAAGGACCGCACGGTGCGGACAGGCGAGGAGGAGCTGTTCAAGGCCCGAGCCAAGGAGGACGGCGAAGTCCGGATTATCGACATCGTCAAGGCGCGGCTCGATCCCAAGAACGACTGCTACGTCGCCGAGTTACCCAGTCTCGCACTGCGGGATGTGCGGATTTCGAGCCAGCTGGTCACGGACAACGAGCGCATGTTGACGGACGGTTTCTACGCGGAGGTGACGCTTGGATACGACGGCGTCATCGCGCAGGAGCAGGGCGGCCGGCCCTTCAGTATTCAGAGCCTGCGCCCCATCCAGATGTCGAAGGCTGATGTGCTCGATGTCTATGGCAAGGGCCGCGCCGAGTTCACGACGCAGGAATGGATCGATTTCCTGATCCGCTCCATCGGCTTGGAACCGACCGCGCTGTCCGACCGCGCCAAGAAAGTAACTTTGCTGCGCATGGTGCCCTTCGTGGAGCGGAACTATAACTTGGTCGAATTGGGACCGCGGGGCACCGGCAAGAGCCACCTGTTCCAGCAGATTTCCCCTTACGCCCACCTGATTTCCGGCGGCAAAGCCACGGTTGCCAAGATGTTCGTGAACAACGCCAGCGGTCAGCGCGGTTTGGTCTGCCAATACGACGTGGTGTGCTTCGACGAAGTCTCCGGCATCTCTTTCGACCAAAAGGACGGCGTGAACATCATGAAGGGCTACATGGCCTCCGGCCAATTCAGCCGCGGGAAAGAGAACATCCGGGCCGAGGGCAGCATGGTGATGGTCGGCAATCTCGATGTGGACGTGGAGCAGCAGCAGCGCGTCGCCCATTTGCTCAGCCCACTGCCGCCGGAGATGCGGAATGACACCGCGTTTATGGACCGCCTGCACAGCTACGTGCCCGGCTGGGATTTCCCGAAGCTCAATCCGAACGAACACCTCACGCAGCACTTTGGCTTCGTCAGCGACTTCCTCAGCGAAGCCTGGACGAGACTCCGGTCAAACAACCGCCTCGCGCAGATTCAAGGGCGGCTGCACCTCGGTGGCGCCTTGAGCGGTCGCGACATCGAGGCCGTCAACAAGACCATGAACGGTCTGATGAAACTGGTGTTCCCGGCGCCTGACCAGCCGGTCTCCGACGAGGATCTGGAGTGGATGGCGAGACTCGCGCTTGAATCACGCCGCCGCGTGAAAGAGCAGCAGAAGCGGGTTTTCAAGAGCGAGTTTAGGAACACCCATTTCAGCTACATTCTCGGACCCGACGGGGTGGAACAGTTCGTAGCGACGCCTGAATTGCACAGCGACGAAGCCATCGAGACTGATCCGTTGCCGCCCGGCCAAGTTTGGGCGGCTAGTCCGGGCTCTCCGGAAACGGGGCCGGCGCTCTATCGGCTCGAAGTCACCTGTGGGCCGGGGGCGGGAGTGCGGGTGCTCAATCAACCGACGCCCCCGCCGTTCCGGGAGAGTGTAAAAGTCGCGGAGCAAAACCTCTACACCCGGGCCAAGGAACTCGTGGGAGATCGGAATCCGCGAGAGGAGGAGTTCTCAATTCAGATGCGCGCCATCGACGCGGAGAAGAGCGGTGCCGGCCTGAGCCTACCCGCCCTGATCGCCTTTTGCGGCGCTCTCCTCGGCAAGAACACTCGCGGAGGCGCGATCGTCGCCGGCTCCCTGAATCTGGGCGGCTCCGTCGAGATTCTGCCGAACGCCGCCAAGGTGGTGGAACTGGCCATCGACAAACGCGCCCAAGTCCTCCTCCTGCCGGTTGCCGCCCGCCGCCAGCTCAACGACCTGCCGGATGAGTATTGGACCAAGCTCACCATCGAGTTCTACAAGGACAGCGTGGACGCTGTCTTCAAGATGCTGGTCGAATGA
- a CDS encoding FecR domain-containing protein — protein sequence MNIRSRLSTLGIFLVCAVAAVAAPSATVVAIKGSVQTADHQALQPGATLPIGAVVRTSGGSEVSLRFFDGTVASVLADSELIVERIESQQQGGRNVTETTVLNLQRGTVVASLDPAKKDVTRFSVRTPRGVAVAKGTVFAVRVTQDKANATVGTMSGVVTFLTDRGEISVAFGQVTSGGSAQSVAAAVAADPSLAAVFSEAALSIAAAVGQGAITNTADTPNLVAAVLAAVVKVAAEANPSQAGNLAQAVTAAAGIQDPAVVAIVNQAASSGTPAARNAPAPGTADTGAILPALDQTQVVVSPSRN from the coding sequence ATGAATATCCGCTCCCGCCTCTCTACGCTCGGAATTTTCCTCGTGTGCGCCGTCGCGGCTGTCGCCGCGCCCTCCGCCACCGTCGTTGCGATCAAAGGCTCGGTCCAAACCGCCGATCATCAGGCGCTCCAACCGGGCGCCACCCTGCCCATCGGGGCGGTGGTCCGCACGAGCGGAGGCAGCGAGGTGTCGCTGCGGTTTTTCGACGGCACGGTTGCCTCGGTGCTTGCTGACAGCGAGCTGATCGTCGAGCGCATCGAGAGTCAGCAGCAGGGCGGTCGCAACGTCACCGAGACGACGGTGCTGAACCTCCAGCGCGGCACGGTCGTGGCGAGCCTCGACCCGGCGAAGAAGGATGTCACGCGGTTCAGCGTGCGCACGCCCCGTGGCGTCGCGGTGGCCAAGGGCACGGTTTTCGCGGTGCGCGTCACGCAGGATAAGGCGAACGCCACCGTCGGCACCATGAGCGGTGTGGTTACTTTCCTCACCGATCGCGGCGAGATCAGCGTCGCATTCGGCCAAGTGACGAGTGGCGGCTCCGCGCAGAGCGTGGCGGCGGCGGTGGCGGCCGATCCGTCGCTGGCGGCCGTGTTCTCCGAGGCGGCGCTTTCCATCGCTGCGGCCGTCGGACAGGGCGCGATCACCAATACGGCCGACACGCCGAATCTCGTCGCCGCCGTCCTCGCGGCGGTCGTCAAGGTCGCGGCCGAGGCCAATCCGAGCCAGGCGGGCAATCTCGCCCAGGCGGTCACGGCGGCCGCTGGCATTCAGGATCCCGCCGTGGTGGCCATCGTGAACCAAGCGGCGTCCAGTGGCACGCCGGCAGCGCGCAACGCTCCGGCGCCGGGAACGGCGGATACGGGCGCGATTCTTCCCGCGCTCGATCAGACACAGGTCGTCGTGAGTCCGTCGCGGAACTGA
- a CDS encoding exopolysaccharide biosynthesis polyprenyl glycosylphosphotransferase translates to MLDRRSAGLASIHSFLVALEAAGLWLIMAKAAPLVRGIEFTTLLPHAAYPVAIMAAVALTMGSTWTVKSELAVLGWMRSAQLAMRQLVIVAGAVFTVVVGFKDPGISRLFLASYLPLLGVLLLLVNRFQPVLLRQSLFGARGRMPTLILGDAAQFPDLRRWLAAGAPLGLHPVGRVRYAGVVPDLAELPVVGEFADLRASIVATGAQQVLMLNLPKHADDFDALVRACAATGCRLLVQNDLAFRLAHPLRQFVQDGYSFMAFQDEPLENPVLRGLKRVMDVALALPVVIFVLPPLALAVRVMQWRQAPGPLLYRQPRSGRGGQAFTVLKFRTMFATAEGQNQTSPGDLRVYAFGKFLRRTSLDEMPQFWNVLLGDMSVVGPRPHFVRHDSEFADSVEVYRMRFFVKPGITGMAQAHGLRGEMRSPDAIRDRLQLDLYYIHHWSVWLDCVIIGRTLRQVFQPPANAR, encoded by the coding sequence ATGCTCGATCGCCGCAGCGCTGGCCTCGCCAGCATCCACAGTTTCCTGGTCGCCCTCGAGGCGGCAGGGTTGTGGCTGATCATGGCCAAAGCCGCGCCGCTGGTGCGTGGGATAGAGTTCACGACCTTGCTGCCGCATGCCGCCTATCCGGTGGCGATCATGGCGGCGGTGGCGCTGACGATGGGTTCGACGTGGACGGTGAAAAGCGAACTGGCGGTGCTCGGCTGGATGCGTTCGGCGCAGCTGGCGATGCGGCAGCTGGTCATCGTCGCGGGGGCGGTGTTCACGGTGGTGGTGGGGTTCAAGGATCCCGGCATCAGCCGTCTGTTCCTGGCGTCGTATCTGCCGTTGCTCGGGGTGTTGCTGTTGCTGGTTAATCGGTTTCAGCCGGTGCTGCTGCGGCAGTCGCTCTTCGGCGCGCGCGGGCGCATGCCGACGTTGATCCTCGGCGATGCGGCGCAGTTTCCCGACCTGCGGCGCTGGCTGGCGGCGGGGGCGCCGCTCGGGTTGCATCCGGTCGGACGGGTGCGTTACGCCGGCGTGGTGCCGGATCTCGCGGAGCTGCCCGTGGTGGGCGAGTTCGCGGATTTGCGGGCGAGCATCGTGGCGACGGGGGCGCAACAGGTGTTGATGCTGAATCTGCCGAAACACGCGGACGATTTCGACGCGCTCGTGCGCGCGTGCGCGGCAACGGGCTGTCGCCTGCTGGTGCAGAACGATCTGGCGTTTCGCCTGGCGCATCCGCTGCGGCAGTTCGTGCAGGATGGCTACAGTTTCATGGCGTTCCAGGACGAGCCGCTCGAGAATCCGGTGTTGCGGGGGCTGAAGCGGGTGATGGATGTCGCGCTGGCTTTGCCGGTGGTGATCTTCGTGCTGCCACCGCTCGCGCTCGCGGTGCGGGTGATGCAATGGCGACAGGCGCCGGGGCCGTTGCTGTATCGGCAGCCGCGCTCCGGGCGGGGCGGACAGGCCTTCACGGTGTTGAAATTCCGCACGATGTTCGCGACTGCGGAAGGGCAAAACCAGACGTCGCCGGGCGACCTGCGGGTTTATGCCTTCGGGAAATTCCTGCGCCGGACGAGCCTGGACGAGATGCCGCAGTTCTGGAATGTCCTGCTCGGTGACATGAGCGTGGTGGGGCCGCGACCGCATTTTGTGCGCCACGATTCGGAGTTCGCGGACTCCGTGGAGGTCTACCGCATGCGCTTCTTCGTGAAGCCTGGGATCACCGGCATGGCGCAGGCCCACGGCTTGCGCGGAGAGATGCGCTCGCCGGATGCGATCCGCGACCGGCTGCAACTCGACCTCTATTACATTCACCATTGGAGCGTTTGGCTCGATTGCGTGATCATCGGACGAACGCTGCGGCAGGTTTTTCAACCGCCGGCCAATGCGCGCTGA
- a CDS encoding WecB/TagA/CpsF family glycosyltransferase codes for MSAETRAVARRERVLGVDFFTGSLDEAVELIAGGGLLTAPSGIGLAEDLVREPAYRRALAASDLVLTDSGLLVTLWQLRTGRRLPRHSGLKFLRRWLERPEMRAPGAACWVMPSEEDAVRARTWLNSLGVPAVEEDFYVAPWYGAGEVSDGKLLAQLEARRPAVVYLGIGGGVQERLGCTLREQLSYRPAILCLGAALAFLTGAQVGIPVWVDRARLGWLWRVMSHPRRFGGRYWRATKLVPLLLRHGPAAPPVVGSTRTKKTL; via the coding sequence ATGAGCGCTGAGACGCGAGCGGTGGCGCGACGGGAGCGCGTGCTCGGGGTGGATTTTTTCACGGGCTCGCTCGACGAGGCGGTGGAGCTCATCGCCGGCGGCGGTTTGCTGACGGCGCCTTCCGGGATCGGCTTGGCGGAGGACCTCGTGCGCGAGCCGGCGTATCGGCGGGCGCTCGCGGCGAGCGACTTGGTGCTGACGGATTCCGGGCTGCTGGTGACGCTATGGCAGCTGCGCACGGGGCGGCGGTTGCCGCGGCACTCGGGGTTGAAGTTTCTGCGGCGGTGGCTCGAGCGGCCGGAAATGCGGGCACCGGGCGCGGCGTGCTGGGTGATGCCGAGCGAGGAGGACGCGGTGCGCGCCCGGACTTGGCTGAACTCGCTGGGCGTGCCGGCGGTCGAGGAGGATTTCTATGTCGCGCCGTGGTATGGCGCGGGCGAGGTGAGCGACGGGAAACTGCTGGCGCAACTGGAGGCGCGGCGACCGGCGGTGGTCTATCTCGGCATCGGAGGCGGCGTGCAGGAGCGTTTGGGGTGCACGTTGCGTGAGCAGCTTTCCTATCGGCCGGCGATCCTGTGTCTGGGGGCGGCGCTGGCTTTCCTGACCGGCGCGCAGGTGGGGATTCCCGTCTGGGTCGATCGTGCGCGGCTGGGGTGGTTGTGGCGGGTGATGTCGCATCCGCGGCGGTTTGGCGGTCGGTATTGGCGGGCGACGAAGTTGGTTCCGCTCTTGCTGCGGCACGGACCGGCGGCACCGCCGGTTGTCGGCTCGACGCGGACCAAAAAAACGCTTTGA
- a CDS encoding glycosyltransferase family 2 protein has translation MSALDKVPVSILVPVRNEAANLPRCLGSVGWAAEVWVVDSGSVDATVEVATRHGARVAQFAFNGTWPKKKNWALENLPFAHAWVFILDADEVLPAEAEAELRAIVSAPASDVAGYWINRRFRFMGRWLRHAYYPNWNLRLFRHELGRYEKITGVATESGDNEVHEHVVVRGRTGRLRCEMDHYAFPSIAAFVEKHNRYSNWEARVAGADASGAAGLQLAAVGWRRRVKHAARRLPLRPWLRFAYVYFWQRGFLDGAEGYYFARLHAFYEFLSVTKTEELRRAREKEAGNER, from the coding sequence GTGAGCGCGCTCGACAAAGTCCCCGTTTCGATCCTCGTGCCGGTGCGCAACGAGGCGGCGAATCTCCCGCGTTGCCTCGGCAGCGTCGGGTGGGCGGCGGAAGTCTGGGTCGTGGATTCCGGCAGCGTGGATGCGACGGTGGAGGTCGCGACGCGGCACGGCGCGCGCGTGGCGCAGTTCGCGTTCAATGGCACCTGGCCGAAGAAGAAGAACTGGGCGCTGGAGAATCTGCCGTTCGCGCATGCGTGGGTTTTCATCCTCGATGCGGACGAGGTGCTGCCGGCGGAAGCGGAAGCGGAGTTGCGCGCGATCGTCTCGGCGCCGGCGTCGGACGTGGCGGGTTACTGGATCAACCGGCGTTTTCGTTTCATGGGGCGGTGGCTGCGCCACGCCTATTATCCGAATTGGAATCTCCGGTTGTTCCGGCACGAGCTCGGGCGCTACGAGAAGATCACCGGTGTCGCGACCGAGAGCGGCGACAACGAGGTGCATGAGCACGTGGTGGTGCGCGGGCGGACGGGGCGCCTGCGTTGCGAGATGGATCACTACGCGTTCCCGTCGATCGCGGCGTTCGTGGAAAAGCACAACCGCTACTCGAACTGGGAGGCACGGGTCGCGGGCGCGGATGCGAGCGGTGCGGCGGGGTTGCAGTTGGCGGCAGTCGGCTGGCGGCGGCGTGTGAAGCACGCGGCGCGGCGGCTGCCGCTGCGACCGTGGTTGCGCTTCGCCTACGTCTATTTCTGGCAGCGGGGATTCCTCGACGGGGCGGAAGGCTACTATTTCGCGCGGTTGCACGCCTTCTACGAATTTCTCTCGGTGACCAAGACCGAGGAACTGCGGCGGGCGCGCGAAAAGGAGGCGGGAAATGAGCGCTGA
- a CDS encoding VanZ family protein encodes MRSPPMTVPRPLPADSTFARVARGVPLGLTLAAVLYAGLKTRPEMRVIPGLPAAWGDWLDAHDFLKNAVGFAVLTGAAHLAFPRTRARNAAAVALLVAGIELAQLFLPQRCSDVNDVVAGWLGVAVASVVGLAMSRRQREGRT; translated from the coding sequence ATGCGCTCGCCGCCGATGACCGTTCCGCGTCCACTTCCCGCCGATTCGACATTCGCTCGTGTGGCGCGCGGCGTGCCGCTCGGGCTGACACTGGCGGCGGTGTTGTATGCGGGGCTGAAAACGCGGCCGGAGATGCGCGTCATCCCTGGCCTGCCGGCGGCGTGGGGCGATTGGCTCGATGCGCACGATTTCCTGAAGAACGCCGTCGGTTTCGCCGTGTTGACCGGCGCCGCGCATCTCGCGTTTCCGCGCACGCGGGCGCGCAACGCCGCGGCGGTGGCGCTGCTGGTGGCCGGCATCGAGCTGGCGCAGCTGTTCTTGCCGCAGCGGTGCAGCGATGTGAACGACGTCGTCGCGGGTTGGCTCGGCGTGGCGGTCGCGAGCGTGGTCGGGCTGGCGATGTCGCGCCGGCAGCGGGAAGGCCGGACGTGA